Proteins from a genomic interval of Mesobacillus sp. S13:
- a CDS encoding UDP-glucose dehydrogenase family protein — MYKIVVAGTGYVGLVAGVCFAEVGHQVTCVDIDEQKVELMKSGVSPIYETGLEELMKKNYSAGRIEYTTDFKSAYKDADAIFIGVGTPEQPDGSANLSYIATVARQIAESVEKDCLVVVKSTVPVGTNDKVEQFIQDFLVKDVKVEVASNPEFLAQGSAVHDTLHAERIIIGTESKWAEELLTKIYEPFHLPIVSVNRRSAEMIKYASNDFLALKISYMNDIANLCELVGADIQDVAKGMSFDERIGSKFLNAGIGFGGSCFPKDTKALEYIAKQNGYELKTVKAAIDVNKEQKTILYKKASKRLITFNGLKVAVLGLTFKPGTDDLREAASLENVPLLLEQGADIYAYDPVGAENFAKVHPEGKSGKGSITYVANIEHALEDANVCFIFTEWGEVKALTPETYKKLMRTPLVYDGRNIYRVEEMQEAGVEYHSIGRKPAIRTAVKESKNLELQNS, encoded by the coding sequence ATGTACAAAATAGTAGTAGCAGGAACTGGTTACGTCGGCTTAGTCGCAGGTGTGTGTTTTGCTGAAGTGGGTCATCAAGTAACCTGTGTCGATATAGATGAACAAAAAGTAGAATTAATGAAATCTGGAGTTTCTCCAATTTATGAAACAGGCTTAGAAGAGTTGATGAAAAAAAATTATTCTGCTGGAAGAATTGAATATACAACGGATTTCAAATCAGCATACAAAGATGCTGATGCAATTTTTATTGGTGTTGGGACCCCTGAGCAACCTGATGGTTCTGCAAATTTATCATACATTGCTACAGTTGCTAGACAAATTGCTGAATCTGTAGAAAAAGATTGTCTAGTAGTAGTTAAATCGACAGTTCCAGTTGGAACGAATGATAAAGTGGAACAGTTTATTCAGGACTTTTTAGTCAAAGATGTGAAAGTTGAAGTAGCATCAAACCCTGAATTCCTAGCGCAAGGATCTGCAGTTCATGATACTCTTCATGCTGAACGAATCATTATTGGGACAGAAAGTAAGTGGGCTGAGGAATTATTAACGAAAATCTATGAACCGTTTCATTTACCGATTGTTTCAGTAAATAGAAGATCGGCAGAAATGATAAAATATGCATCCAATGACTTCCTTGCATTAAAAATCTCGTATATGAACGACATAGCTAATCTTTGTGAATTGGTTGGAGCGGATATTCAGGATGTAGCTAAGGGAATGAGCTTTGATGAGCGTATTGGAAGTAAGTTCTTAAATGCCGGGATTGGCTTTGGTGGATCATGCTTCCCTAAGGATACAAAAGCACTTGAGTATATTGCTAAACAGAACGGTTATGAACTCAAAACGGTTAAAGCGGCTATAGATGTAAACAAAGAACAAAAAACAATTCTTTATAAGAAAGCTAGTAAAAGACTCATTACATTTAACGGTCTTAAGGTTGCGGTATTAGGATTAACTTTTAAGCCTGGAACGGATGATTTAAGAGAGGCAGCATCTCTTGAGAATGTGCCTTTATTATTAGAACAAGGTGCAGATATCTATGCTTATGATCCTGTGGGAGCAGAGAATTTTGCTAAAGTTCATCCAGAAGGTAAAAGCGGAAAAGGTAGTATCACGTATGTTGCAAATATTGAGCATGCATTAGAAGATGCGAATGTCTGCTTTATCTTTACTGAATGGGGAGAAGTGAAAGCATTAACACCTGAAACTTATAAGAAGTTAATGAGAACGCCATTAGTATATGATGGTAGAAACATTTATCGTGTAGAGGAAATGCAAGAAGCAGGAGTAGAGTATCACTCAATAGGAAGAAAACCTGCAATTAGAACAGCTGTCAAGGAGTCGAAGAATCTTGAATTACAAAACTCTTGA
- a CDS encoding flippase, whose translation MLLKHIKTVFYLFSSKGLSSFFAFIAQVLLARLLTQENYGTISFYIILINITSSIIGFGLGNFWLRRFAVEKRNASRWIRPTLLSILLLTGISLPFYFLIPYFSLGAHSLSISIALLPLLFFQGLGSIVIASFQLSNKYKKLSYYIMIKNSILMISTLTLLILDSSFDLFVVSYGMLAFFVLLYSLTAIKKFNVDVNDVSYKGSDPELPKIKTVLKFAWPYGIQGTLYMLYYQVDIIMITIFLGAISTGIYNAAFTIISLIFVFPSVLFQIYLLPKVNIWIANKDFKKINFLRNRLTLYVLLLGIVIMVALYYISEFLIILLYGMEFTNSIMLLNVLILSIPFRLVSNSLGVIFASEKMVSYKVYIQGGGALVNIALNIILLNVIGVVGAAVSTVITEMIVCLLMYLLSYKIKKEMKEV comes from the coding sequence ATGTTACTAAAGCATATTAAAACAGTATTTTATTTATTTTCATCAAAGGGTTTATCATCATTTTTTGCCTTTATAGCACAAGTATTACTTGCTAGATTACTAACTCAAGAAAATTATGGAACAATCTCCTTTTATATCATTCTAATTAATATTACCTCGTCAATTATTGGGTTTGGTTTGGGTAATTTTTGGTTGAGAAGGTTTGCAGTAGAGAAGCGTAATGCAAGTAGATGGATAAGACCTACATTGCTAAGTATTCTTTTATTGACGGGGATATCTTTACCATTCTATTTTCTGATACCCTACTTTTCTTTAGGAGCACATTCACTAAGTATATCAATTGCCCTTCTCCCACTTTTATTCTTTCAAGGGTTAGGGTCAATAGTAATTGCTAGTTTCCAACTTTCTAACAAATACAAAAAACTTTCATATTATATAATGATAAAGAATTCTATCCTTATGATTTCTACATTAACGCTACTTATTTTAGATTCTAGTTTTGATTTATTTGTAGTGTCATACGGAATGCTGGCATTCTTTGTACTATTGTATAGTTTAACTGCTATTAAAAAATTTAATGTAGATGTAAATGATGTATCTTATAAAGGTTCTGATCCAGAATTACCGAAAATAAAAACAGTCTTAAAGTTTGCATGGCCATATGGAATACAAGGTACTTTATATATGCTGTATTATCAGGTAGATATTATTATGATTACCATTTTCTTAGGTGCAATTTCTACAGGCATATATAATGCGGCATTTACAATAATTTCATTGATTTTTGTCTTTCCGAGCGTTTTATTCCAAATATATCTATTGCCAAAAGTAAACATATGGATAGCAAATAAAGATTTTAAAAAGATAAATTTTTTAAGAAATCGGCTAACGCTATATGTCTTGTTACTAGGTATAGTTATAATGGTAGCACTGTATTATATTAGTGAATTTTTGATAATTTTATTATATGGTATGGAATTTACTAACTCTATAATGTTGCTAAATGTACTTATACTATCTATCCCATTTAGGCTTGTTTCGAATTCATTAGGTGTAATATTTGCTAGTGAAAAAATGGTATCTTATAAAGTATATATACAAGGTGGAGGAGCACTTGTAAATATCGCTCTGAATATTATTTTACTAAATGTAATTGGAGTAGTAGGGGCTGCTGTGAGCACAGTTATTACAGAGATGATAGTATGTTTACTAATGTATTTACTGTCTTATAAAATCAAGAAAGAGATGAAAGAGGTTTAA
- a CDS encoding polysaccharide pyruvyl transferase family protein yields MKKIYFKGYYGFKNLGDDIFTVTAEWICNNIWKNRKPVFIGHSLPDVSNKTIKVEIKNGLLRRIIELIVCIFSRRIIYFGGSLFTGGGTSFKDLKYYLRKIPYLSNKTGTIGTSLGPFKNSNEFNQTRDLLNKFKFVSVRDYSSEKIGEEMQIDERLSFCFDNAILIKEVYPDLTKHRKRSDTDKIKLAISLCRYESIKGGDIKDEHKREESIKSFLDNVLDKHRNIEELVFIVFNGNPKYGDLEITKQFNDYFCEKVKTRIVNYTNNTKHMIEEMNNCDLVFGVRLHSGILAYALEKPFMLVEYHAKCTEFLNTINHDYRYNVNDIDYNIENFEAILNVNKVPNIVRPDKFKNIMIKELKKLEKSI; encoded by the coding sequence ATGAAAAAAATATACTTTAAAGGGTATTATGGATTCAAAAACCTTGGTGATGATATTTTTACAGTAACTGCTGAATGGATATGTAATAATATATGGAAAAATAGAAAACCAGTTTTTATTGGACATAGTTTACCTGATGTTTCAAATAAGACTATAAAGGTAGAAATAAAAAACGGATTACTAAGAAGAATTATAGAATTAATAGTTTGTATTTTTTCTAGAAGGATCATTTATTTTGGTGGGTCATTATTTACTGGCGGAGGAACGAGTTTTAAAGATTTAAAGTATTATCTAAGAAAAATCCCTTATTTATCAAATAAGACTGGTACAATTGGCACTTCACTAGGCCCGTTTAAAAATAGTAATGAATTTAATCAAACAAGGGACTTACTTAATAAATTTAAATTTGTTTCCGTGCGAGATTATAGTTCGGAAAAAATTGGGGAAGAAATGCAAATTGACGAAAGATTAAGCTTCTGTTTTGATAACGCAATCTTAATTAAGGAAGTTTATCCTGATTTGACAAAACATAGGAAACGTTCCGATACCGATAAAATTAAATTAGCTATAAGTTTATGTCGGTATGAAAGCATCAAAGGCGGAGATATAAAAGACGAACATAAAAGAGAGGAGTCTATAAAATCTTTCTTGGATAATGTTTTAGATAAACACAGAAACATAGAAGAACTAGTTTTTATAGTTTTTAATGGTAACCCCAAATATGGAGATTTAGAAATAACAAAGCAATTTAATGATTATTTTTGTGAAAAAGTTAAAACAAGAATTGTTAATTACACAAATAACACTAAACACATGATAGAAGAAATGAATAATTGTGATTTGGTATTTGGTGTTAGATTACACTCTGGAATCCTAGCATATGCATTAGAAAAACCATTTATGCTAGTTGAATACCATGCTAAGTGTACTGAATTCCTAAATACTATAAATCATGATTATAGATATAATGTAAATGATATAGATTATAACATTGAAAATTTTGAGGCTATTCTTAATGTAAATAAAGTTCCAAATATAGTTAGACCCGATAAATTCAAGAATATTATGATTAAAGAACTAAAGAAATTAGAAAAAAGTATTTAA
- a CDS encoding glycosyltransferase family 2 protein has product MLFSIVVPMYNSERYIGDCIESVLNQTERDFQLIIVNDGSTDACGNIADRYASMDPRIRVIHQKNAGSFHARINGVDNALGEYILFLDADDKLKEFALEKIKEHTYQYEADIFIFRADYFNSSGVVSTSEKVFEDGTIFEGRKKKILYEKFTQDASLNHLWIKAIKKECFNNDIVRHYPSILMGDDVLYTLEPLTNAKRIKYIDEVLYNYRISSTSMTKKFQPNVYQGFKTIDKIRREYLSKWELDTENYMKLLNRRVLKNISGIIMYSPTDITGKEKEFLDTLKEIQTDSYFYEIYKTSYRELSLLRKIPLFLLKKGKINVLFYIKPIVTKLNRFKPSH; this is encoded by the coding sequence ATGCTGTTTAGCATAGTGGTTCCGATGTATAATTCGGAGAGATATATTGGGGATTGTATTGAATCAGTTTTAAATCAAACTGAAAGAGATTTTCAGTTAATCATTGTAAATGATGGTTCAACAGATGCTTGTGGCAATATTGCTGATAGGTACGCTTCTATGGATCCTAGAATTAGGGTAATTCATCAAAAAAATGCAGGTTCTTTTCACGCCAGGATCAATGGAGTGGATAATGCACTAGGAGAATATATCCTGTTTTTAGATGCAGATGATAAATTGAAAGAATTCGCATTAGAGAAAATAAAAGAACACACATATCAATATGAAGCAGATATTTTTATTTTTAGAGCAGATTACTTTAATTCAAGCGGGGTTGTTTCCACAAGTGAAAAGGTATTTGAAGATGGGACTATCTTCGAAGGAAGAAAAAAGAAAATATTATATGAAAAATTCACTCAAGATGCTAGCCTTAATCATTTGTGGATAAAAGCAATAAAAAAAGAATGCTTTAATAATGATATAGTCCGCCACTATCCTTCTATTTTAATGGGTGACGATGTTTTATATACACTAGAACCTTTAACAAATGCTAAAAGAATTAAGTACATTGATGAAGTTTTATACAATTATAGAATTTCAAGTACAAGTATGACTAAAAAATTTCAGCCAAATGTTTATCAAGGTTTTAAAACGATAGACAAAATAAGGCGTGAATATTTGTCTAAATGGGAATTGGATACTGAAAATTATATGAAATTATTAAACAGAAGAGTTTTAAAAAATATAAGTGGAATTATTATGTATTCTCCAACAGATATTACAGGGAAAGAAAAAGAATTTTTAGATACTTTAAAGGAAATACAAACCGATTCCTATTTTTACGAAATATATAAAACATCATATAGAGAGCTTTCTTTATTAAGAAAAATCCCTTTATTTTTATTAAAGAAAGGAAAGATTAATGTATTGTTTTATATAAAGCCTATTGTTACAAAACTTAACAGGTTTAAACCTTCACATTAA
- a CDS encoding EpsG family protein, with translation MFYYFLIAFLVIISQLKLKNSKANKFFSCFTTFLIVCLLVIVALVMPLRIDMVRYLGIYETNKLLSLPEAFAYVRWEPGFVTYQWVLSQISTSKYFFMTITVLIILVIIIVALKKIISPEFVPLILFGYLSLFYFYNFLSNVLRQGFAITLLLLVIVYLAKNHYKKALVFLGISLLFHVSAIIGVLLFVIKKLNISLKFLCIVFGISALLMITGINQKIMTNVAVLFGGGLEDAVVKYSSESFISLYGAVNRIDFLMFTAVWIIWGLLVYKRYLKNDTLFEWILKAYISFATIYALFGFIGFSDRLAGYAWFLIPIILFYPSIKMDTRFKFIWIMICIAISIILFLVFGTYSLYEPLKLLY, from the coding sequence TTGTTTTACTATTTTTTAATTGCTTTTTTAGTCATTATTAGTCAATTGAAGCTGAAAAATTCAAAAGCCAATAAATTTTTTTCCTGTTTTACGACATTTCTGATTGTTTGTCTCCTAGTAATAGTTGCTTTAGTTATGCCTTTAAGAATCGATATGGTTAGATATCTAGGTATATATGAAACAAATAAGCTATTATCATTGCCTGAAGCTTTTGCATACGTGAGATGGGAACCGGGATTTGTAACTTATCAATGGGTATTATCTCAAATCAGCACATCCAAATATTTTTTTATGACTATTACAGTTCTTATAATACTAGTAATTATTATTGTTGCTCTAAAGAAAATTATTTCACCTGAGTTTGTACCTTTGATCTTGTTTGGCTATTTAAGTTTATTTTACTTTTATAATTTTTTATCAAATGTACTGCGTCAGGGTTTTGCAATAACTTTGTTACTTCTTGTAATAGTTTACTTGGCGAAAAATCATTACAAAAAAGCTCTTGTATTTTTAGGCATTTCACTTTTGTTCCATGTATCAGCTATTATTGGTGTTCTTCTATTTGTCATTAAGAAGTTAAATATTTCATTGAAATTTTTATGCATTGTTTTTGGAATTAGTGCTTTATTAATGATTACAGGTATTAACCAGAAGATAATGACAAATGTAGCAGTTCTATTTGGTGGGGGATTGGAGGACGCAGTTGTAAAATATTCATCTGAATCTTTTATTTCTCTTTACGGTGCGGTTAATCGCATAGATTTTCTTATGTTCACAGCAGTATGGATTATTTGGGGATTATTGGTTTACAAACGTTACCTGAAAAATGATACTCTTTTTGAGTGGATATTAAAAGCTTATATATCATTTGCGACTATCTATGCACTATTTGGTTTTATTGGTTTTTCAGATAGATTGGCTGGATATGCCTGGTTTTTAATACCTATAATACTATTTTATCCTTCTATTAAAATGGACACCCGCTTTAAGTTCATATGGATAATGATTTGTATTGCTATAAGTATTATACTATTTTTAGTTTTTGGCACTTACTCGTTATACGAGCCTTTAAAATTATTATATTAA
- a CDS encoding ATP-grasp fold amidoligase family protein: protein MDYKKLIPSRKFRLKLLKILDFLPDKLMIKLQYGISTGRSLNIKKPVRFTEKIQWYKLYYRKQLMVKCSDKYDVRDYVASKGYSDILVPLYGVYDRAEDIAFDKLPDQFVLKTTNGSHTNIICEDKSKLDIEATKEKLNQWLNAWEGKVGREWAYHEIKPKIICEKLLEKDQNNDLVDYKFFCFNGKPFSLYVIVERFLSGGLKLGIFDTSFRKLPYKRVDIPALEKDIKKPKNFDRMLEIAKALSSDFPHVRVDLYNIDGEIYFGELTFYNGSGYKGYVPDDFDYILGKEFQLPKKIK from the coding sequence ATGGATTATAAAAAATTAATTCCGAGCCGAAAATTCAGGCTGAAGCTTTTAAAAATTCTTGATTTTCTTCCGGATAAATTAATGATTAAACTTCAATATGGAATAAGCACTGGCAGATCATTAAACATCAAAAAGCCGGTAAGATTTACTGAAAAAATTCAATGGTATAAACTATATTATCGAAAGCAGTTAATGGTGAAATGTTCTGATAAATATGATGTAAGAGATTACGTAGCATCAAAAGGATATAGCGATATATTAGTTCCATTATACGGCGTTTATGATAGAGCAGAGGATATAGCATTTGATAAATTACCCGATCAATTTGTTTTAAAGACTACAAATGGAAGTCATACTAATATAATTTGTGAAGATAAATCAAAATTAGACATTGAAGCTACAAAGGAAAAATTGAATCAATGGTTGAATGCGTGGGAAGGTAAGGTTGGGAGAGAATGGGCGTATCATGAAATTAAACCAAAAATTATTTGCGAAAAGCTATTAGAGAAGGACCAAAATAATGATTTGGTCGATTATAAGTTTTTTTGCTTTAATGGAAAACCTTTTTCTTTATATGTAATTGTGGAAAGGTTCCTAAGTGGTGGGTTAAAGTTAGGTATATTCGATACTTCCTTTAGAAAACTCCCTTATAAAAGAGTAGACATTCCAGCATTAGAAAAAGATATAAAAAAACCTAAAAATTTTGATAGGATGTTAGAAATTGCAAAAGCCCTTTCATCTGATTTCCCACATGTCAGAGTTGACCTATATAATATAGACGGTGAAATTTACTTTGGAGAACTCACCTTTTATAACGGTAGTGGGTATAAAGGATATGTGCCTGATGATTTTGACTATATTTTAGGTAAGGAATTTCAGTTACCCAAGAAAATTAAGTAA
- a CDS encoding glycosyltransferase family 4 protein, which produces MGKRILILSNHFITLYNFRRELITKLIKENHEVFISMPKSEDNQFFSDIGCKIIETPVDRRGVNPIRDFELVKNYIKIMKKVKPDIVFSYTIKPNIYGGIASNLLKIRQISNITGTGATFLKKNVISEIAKMLYKISLKRSYKVFFQNRGDKDFFIKNNMVRNNFSLLPGSGVNLEQYSLCDFPLDNNINFIFIGRVMELKGIDEYLEAARKIKKINPNTNFYIAGFIEEERYKGIIDNFHSKGIVKYIGFQKDIKSWIQKCHCTILPSHGGEGVPNVLLESAAMGRVCIASKINGSMDVVDDGLSGYLFEVGVSESLTEKIKSFLEKDYEEKKQMGLAGRMKVEREFDRTIVIDEYLKEVNKLEVT; this is translated from the coding sequence ATGGGAAAGAGAATATTGATTTTATCAAATCATTTTATAACTCTATACAATTTCAGAAGAGAGCTTATTACAAAACTAATTAAGGAAAATCATGAAGTCTTTATATCAATGCCAAAATCTGAAGATAACCAATTCTTTAGTGATATTGGTTGCAAAATTATTGAGACCCCTGTAGATCGACGGGGAGTTAATCCAATAAGGGATTTTGAGCTTGTTAAAAATTATATCAAGATTATGAAAAAAGTAAAACCAGATATAGTTTTTTCATATACTATTAAACCAAATATTTATGGAGGTATAGCCTCTAATCTTTTGAAAATTAGACAAATAAGTAATATTACAGGAACTGGAGCAACTTTCTTGAAGAAAAATGTCATTAGTGAGATCGCAAAGATGTTATACAAAATCTCACTTAAAAGGTCATATAAAGTTTTTTTTCAAAATAGAGGAGATAAAGATTTCTTTATTAAAAATAATATGGTGAGAAATAACTTTTCTTTGCTTCCTGGTTCTGGAGTGAATTTAGAACAGTATTCATTATGTGATTTTCCATTAGATAATAATATCAATTTTATTTTTATAGGAAGAGTTATGGAACTAAAGGGTATTGATGAATATCTTGAAGCAGCCAGAAAAATTAAAAAAATTAACCCTAATACTAACTTCTATATTGCAGGTTTTATTGAGGAAGAGAGGTATAAGGGAATTATTGATAATTTCCACTCCAAAGGGATTGTAAAATACATCGGTTTTCAAAAAGATATAAAATCTTGGATACAAAAATGCCACTGTACAATACTTCCGTCTCATGGAGGAGAAGGAGTTCCAAATGTTCTTTTAGAATCTGCAGCAATGGGCAGAGTCTGCATCGCTTCTAAAATTAATGGTTCTATGGATGTTGTTGATGATGGTTTGTCTGGTTATTTATTTGAGGTAGGAGTTTCTGAAAGTTTAACTGAAAAGATTAAAAGTTTTTTAGAAAAGGACTATGAAGAAAAGAAACAAATGGGTCTAGCTGGAAGGATGAAAGTCGAAAGAGAATTTGATAGAACGATTGTCATAGATGAGTATTTAAAGGAAGTAAATAAGTTAGAGGTGACATAG
- a CDS encoding NAD-dependent epimerase/dehydratase family protein produces MLLVTGITGHTGRYFLHELIKNNYRGTIRCIVRENSDTSQLDNSGLNIEKVIGDIRDEAFLDRCMKGVDTIVHIVNIRHTLRIIKAAINNKVSRAICVHTTGIYSKFKIASEEYKVIEAELQTILAESEIKVTILRPTMIYGDLCDLNMSKFIKMIDRFRIFPVIDHGQGLIQPVNARDLGKAYYDVLMLPVERTKSEYNLSGEKPITMLRAFKLISENLGKKNTFISFPLVIGVFLARFLKMGSLGRVDYVEKVQRMSEDRCFSHEEAKKDFGYNPEPFELGIAREVREYLNR; encoded by the coding sequence ATGTTATTAGTAACTGGGATTACAGGACATACAGGAAGATATTTTCTACATGAACTTATTAAAAATAACTATAGAGGTACTATTCGATGCATTGTTAGAGAAAATTCAGACACTTCACAATTAGATAATAGTGGTTTGAATATAGAAAAGGTAATTGGTGATATAAGAGATGAAGCATTTCTTGATAGATGTATGAAAGGTGTAGATACAATAGTCCATATTGTAAATATTAGACATACACTACGAATTATTAAGGCAGCTATTAACAATAAAGTTTCGAGAGCAATTTGTGTGCATACAACTGGAATTTATTCGAAATTTAAAATTGCATCAGAGGAATATAAGGTTATTGAAGCTGAACTACAAACTATACTTGCTGAATCTGAAATTAAAGTAACGATTTTACGTCCGACAATGATATATGGTGATTTATGTGACCTTAATATGAGTAAATTTATTAAAATGATAGATAGATTTAGAATCTTTCCAGTTATCGATCATGGTCAAGGTTTAATTCAACCTGTAAATGCACGTGATCTTGGTAAAGCATACTACGATGTGTTAATGCTACCTGTAGAGAGAACAAAATCAGAATATAATCTATCAGGTGAAAAACCAATAACAATGCTTAGAGCATTTAAGCTGATTAGTGAAAACCTTGGAAAGAAAAACACGTTTATAAGTTTTCCACTAGTCATTGGAGTGTTTTTAGCTAGATTTTTAAAGATGGGGTCGCTGGGAAGAGTAGATTATGTTGAAAAAGTCCAACGTATGAGTGAAGATAGATGTTTCTCGCATGAGGAAGCTAAAAAAGATTTTGGATATAACCCTGAACCATTTGAGCTAGGAATTGCTAGGGAAGTTAGGGAATATTTAAATAGATAG
- a CDS encoding sugar transferase — MYLKVKRLIDIILSLIGLIVLSPIFAILIIAIKIDSRGPVLFKQKRVGINKTYFNILKFRTMRIDTPKDTPTHLLENPEQYITKMGRFLRKTSLDELPQIWNIFVGQMSIIGPRPALWNQYDLIAERENYGANDVPPGLTGWAQINGRDELPIDVKAKLDGEYVERISLWMDVKCFFGTIISVIKSDGVVEGGTGIIRKKEVASSKEKGSS, encoded by the coding sequence ATGTATTTGAAAGTAAAAAGGTTGATAGATATTATTCTTTCCTTAATCGGACTTATTGTTTTATCCCCGATATTTGCAATTCTTATTATTGCTATAAAAATAGATTCAAGAGGCCCAGTACTTTTTAAACAAAAGCGTGTTGGAATCAATAAAACTTATTTTAATATCTTGAAGTTCCGTACTATGAGAATCGATACCCCTAAGGATACTCCAACTCATTTGTTAGAAAATCCAGAACAATATATTACTAAAATGGGTAGGTTTCTGAGAAAGACGTCACTTGATGAGCTACCGCAAATATGGAATATCTTTGTTGGACAGATGAGTATTATCGGACCTAGACCAGCACTGTGGAATCAGTATGACTTGATTGCTGAAAGAGAAAATTATGGCGCCAATGATGTTCCACCCGGGTTGACTGGTTGGGCTCAGATAAATGGTAGAGATGAACTGCCTATTGATGTTAAAGCTAAGTTGGATGGGGAGTATGTTGAGAGGATTAGTCTTTGGATGGATGTTAAATGTTTCTTTGGAACCATAATTAGTGTAATTAAGAGTGATGGTGTTGTTGAAGGTGGGACTGGAATCATTAGAAAAAAAGAGGTTGCTAGTAGTAAGGAAAAAGGTTCTTCATGA